The genome window AGAGGGTGGAGGCGGAAGGGGTTCAGGCGGAAGGCTGAAGGTAGAGTCGGACTGCCGAAACTTGCCCCGACGTTGCTGTCCGACCCGGGTCCAGGGCGGATGCCCTGGTGGCGTGCAGGGGCCACCCCCTGCCCGCCGGAGGCCTGGCCGTCGGGAGATGTCTGAAGGACGGCGTGTCCAGGCGCGGACAACGTGCCGGATGCCCCCTCACCAACTCGCGGGGATTGCAAAGCGAGCGTTGAGGATTAAGGGAGTCCTCATAGCTGATCCCACAAAGCGGACATCCGTGGTGTCCCACGGTTCCTCATGGAAGCGCCTCCGGCGGCAAGGGGGCCTGTGTTGTTTCTTTGGCCACTTGACCCCGGTTGCCGTCGCACGTTGGGTTTGAGCAAGCAGAGCCGTGCCGGCAAGTACGGTGGCTCATTGGGCCCCTTTCATCGGCACAATCGCTACGACGTGGCGAAAAGTCATCATGCGGCGTGAATTCCCCCCGCCTCGCGCCACAGGTGACCTAGGGTTGAGCTGATCGTCCGGCCCGTTCGTGCGCCCGACGACACCTTCCGCCGCGTCTGTCTGCGAGTTTTCCATGCCGACCGAATCCGAAGTCGCTACGCCGTTCGTCGACCGCCGCCGCGCCGCCCAGGCCGGCAGCCCCGGCGTCGAACGCCGCCAGTTCTCCGACTCCCGCGACAATACCCGCCCGGAAGTCGCCGAACTCGCCTCCGCCGTCGACAAGTACAAGCTCGAACACCGCCGCCGCTTCATCACCTTCGAAGAACTCTACGGAGTCATCGAGTCCCTCGGTTACCACAAGTAACCCGCCGACTCGACCGGGGATGGAGCCGCCCACCGATCTTCGCCGCAACGATGCGCCCCGCGCAGGGCCGCACGCGTTTTCCATCCGCTGGGTTCTGCCCGACGCTGGACCGGCCGTCTTCGTCGGGCGAGAATCCGCCTCCATGGCGGATCCGGTCAAATCTGTTGAGTCTGAAAAGTCCCGGGCCCCGGCTCCCTCGACGCGAGGGGTCTGGGGCCTCGTCTTTTCCACGATCTTCGGCGTCACGATGCTGACGCTGTGCCTGGGCTGCGGGATCGCTCTCTACAGCTTCCGCCCCGTCCTGGCCCACAGTCCCGAGGCGGCCGTCCGGCTCAAGGACGAAGTTCTGCATATCACCGTCCCGCAGCTCTTTGCTCCCAAGGGGACGATCGACTGGAATCTGGCTTACCTGCTGCGGATGCGGGGGGCGTACTTCGAGCATTCCAAGGCGGACGGGGAGATTGTGCTGCTGCAGGTGGACAGCCGGTTCCTGGCGAACCCGGAGTTGCGGGACCATATCCGCAAGACGCTGCTGGACAAGGGGGCGACGGGGGTTCCGCTGCGGCGGGATAGTGTGTCGTTCCAGGACTACATGATTCAGAACAAGCCGGTGCAGTTCCGGTTTGAGAAGGGGCGGAGCGCGACGAACGACAAGCCGTATTACATCGTGGACGGCGTGGTGCATGGGAAGACGGGCGAGGTGTTGATCGGGATCCGTCTGGAGGCCGATGCTTGGGACGAGTCGCAGATGATGGGGATGCTGGAATCGATTCAGTGAGGGAGTGAGGGGTTCAGGCGGAAGGCTGAAGGTAGAGGGGCCGTTGCGCGGGAGTGGGGCGCTCCGGTGCGGTCGAGGCACAGATGCGGGTAGGAAGCTTTCTGTACTCCGAAGGAGTTCCGCCCAATAGCCCAGGGGTGGCCGCGAAGCGGACTACCCTGGGTTGTCGTGAGAGAATCCTTCCGAACCCCAAGGGGTTCCGCCAACGAATCGCCCTTGACGCAACCCCTTTGGGGTAGACGACCCCACGCGCTCCACACCCAGGGTAGCCCGCATGGCGGGCACCCCTGGGCTATTGGACGTGACCCCTTTGGGGTATTGAGACGGTGGCCGCGGCATTGGGGAACGCGCCCCTGGACCTTCAGCCCTCTACCTTCCGTCTTCAGCCTTAAGCCTTCCGCCTCTCCCTACGGCTCCGCTCGCGACGGGAGGCCCTCGATCTCGATGTGGCCCGAATCGATCAACTTCCCCGCCGTGTCCCGCAGCCGCTGCAGCCGTCCGGCCAGATCCTGGGGCAGACTCTCCACGTCCAGCCCCTCCACCACCCGCATCGCGGCATGCGGCCGCTTCTGGTGCCGGAACATCAACTCCGCCGCTTCGATCCGCACCCGGTCCGCACTCCCCGGGAACCGCTCGATGAAGTGCAGATGCACCTCCAGCGCCTCCGAGACATACCCCGCCTGCTGCAACTGCGCGCTGAGGTTCACCATGTCCGACTCGAACGTCGTCCAGTCCTCGGAGAAATGCCGGGCCGCCGTCCACTCGTCAAAGGCGGCCCGCGGCTTCCCGTCGTGCAGCAGCCCCCGCAGCCGAGTCAGATGCTTCACCTTCCGCGTCAGCGGATCGATCCGCTTCTTCTTCCTCGCGGGCTTGCCGTCCCGCGTCAGCCGCCGCGTCGAGCGGACCGGCGCCGGAGCTTCCCCGTCGATTGTGAGGTGCCGGCCCTTCATGACCGAGAAGATGTCCCAGTTCTCGCAGTCGACCCACCCGCGGCGAAGGAACTGCCACGCGATCGCCGCCCCCAGGAGTGCTCCACCCAGGTGCAGGATCTCGCTCGTCACGTGGAACCGGAACGTGAACGCCAGCAGGACCTGGAGGACGATCATCCACAGCGAGAACTGCAGGATCGGGATGTCGATCAGCCCGGTCCGCATGATCCAAGTGTAGCCGACCGTGATGTCGTTCCGCGGAGCCCAGATCAGCGCCATCGCCATCAGGCCGAAGATCGCGGACGACGCGCCGAACGAGACTCCCGGCGTCACCCACATCAGGCAGAGCTGCTGCACCGCCGACTCCACGACCGCGATCGTGAAGTACGTCGCCAGGAACGGCCCCGGCCCGATCTTCCCTTCGACGACGAGACCGAACGCCCACAGGAAGAGCATGTTGAGCAGCAGGTGAACGATCCCCCCGTGGAGGAAGTTCGACGTGATCCACTGCACCGGCCGCAGCCCCGCGCCGTGCCATAGCCCGTACTGGAGATAGATCTCGTCCGGCCGTCCGAACGCGCCCCCCTGGACGAGTAGGAACACGACCACGTTGACGACGATGAGGGAGATCGTCCCCCAGGGCCGGTAGTAGATCGGAGCGTCGGTGCTGACGGGCGCAAAGAGCATCGGCCGGCCTCGACTACGGTCCCAGATCGTGATGCGAGGCCGCCGGCTGGTAGTGGGCGGTCGCGGCCATCGCGGGAGCCGGCGTGGAGGGATGGGATCGGGAATCGCGGAGCGACGCGGGGGTAACCGCGACCGGCGCCGGAGGAATCGGCAGGGGGAGCGACAGCTCCGGCCACTCGGGAGGCCGGGTCCGGGTGTCGATCCAGCTCGCCAGGACCGCCAGCACCGCCCCGAGGAGCGCCGGCTGCAACAGCACCTGGATCGGCTCGAGGAGCCACAGGCTCAGGAAGCTGAACAGGAACGCCACGATCAGGAACGTCTGCGCGTTGCGGGTCCAGGGGAACCGCCAGAACAGGAAGCCGAGCACGAGGCTCAGTCCCGCCCCTATGAGGACGATCAGCGTTCGGTTCATCGCCGTGAAAGAGAACTGCTCCACCGGTCCCGTGCCGCTGTAGGCGTAGCCGAACGTCCGCAGGTCGACCCCCTGGAAAGAGTCGACCGTCACGTACCGGGAACGGGCGTCGAGATACCGCTGCAGCGGCTGCCGAGTCCAGATCGCCCCCTGCCGCCGCCAGGAGAACTCCGGACGGAAGGCGCTGGGCGACTGGAGGAGATGGTCGTCCCGCGTCAGGTCGAGCTCGCAGATCGACTGGTTGATCCAGACGTTGGGCGGGAATTGCGGCAGCTCGACGGACCGCAGGCTCGTCATCCGGCCGCCGCGCCACTTCCCGGCCGGCGGCTGGCGGTAGATCATCCGCAATCGGCCTCCGCTGGCGGCCGGGGCCATCCCGAGCTCGATCAGGAACCGCCCCGGCAGGCTGGGGTCGGTCCGGAGGGTTCCCTCCGATTCCAGGATCGGCCGGTCGTTCCATTCGAAGATCGTCTGCTCGGCGTTGACCGGGATCGTCAGCGCGATGCGGGCCGGGGGATCGCGGAAGGCGAACTCCGAATAGGTCACCGACGCGCCGGTCCCGTCGTACGTGACGTGGTGGAAAGCGGTCTCGATCGAGTACCGCTGCGACTCCTGCCGCAGCGAGCCGGTGACGCGGAGCGGGATCTCGGCGGGGTTCTTCGAGGAGAACCAGACGGTCGACTCCGGCGCGGTGGGGATCGGTTCCCACTTGGAATCCTCGTCGACGATCGAGAGTCCTTCGCCGTCGGGGAGCATGCACCGCACGGAGGAGTAGGCCGCGTCGGGCGAGGGAAGGATTGGGACCTTCACCGTCACGGAGTGGATGGCGTCGGTCTCGACCGGGAGCGCGTACTCGAGGGCGACTTCGAACTCGCCGATCCGCGGCGTCGGAAGCCGGAACTGGATCTGGTTTCCCTGCCGCGAAGTCTCGAGGGGAGCGCCCGCCAGCCGGGCCGAGAGGGCGGCTCCTTCGGCTCCCTGCGGGATCTGGGCCGCGAGACCCGGCGGAAGCTCGACCTGGATTTTTTGCAGGCGTCCGAAGCGGACGTGGTACCGCAGTACCTGACGGACCAGGATTCCCCGTCCCGCCTGCCGCGACACGCCGATCGTCGTCCCGATGTCCACCTCCCGCTCCTTGAGCGAGACCGCCGCCTTGAAGACCCCGTCGCTCCGCGGGGCGAGCCGCCAGGTGGTCCGGGGGAGGTCGGCGAACTCGGCGGGCGCGGCGAGGAGGGCTCCGCCGTGGGGGTCCTCGGTCGCCTGCGGATCGGGGGTGACGTTCGGGAGGACGTTGTCATCTCCCGAGACCGTGATAAAGCCCGGGAGAGGCCGGCCGCCGGAGATCCGCGGCAGGGTCCAGTGGAGGTCCTTCCCCATCGGGTTCGCGCGGCGGAACCGCAGCCGGACCTCGACCTTGGAGGAGGCGGGGGTCCGGAGCCGGATCGGGAGGGCACCCGAGGCGAAGGCGGTTTCGGCTTCGGCGGGGGTCAGGTCGAGGAGGCCCGGCGAGGTGGTGTCGATCCGCCAGCCTTCGGTGCGGGCGTCGGCCCAGGCGACGGTGAGGTCGCTGAGCGCCCCGTTCTCGACTTCGATCTGGAAGATCGACTCCATCTGGATCTCGTCCTCGCGGATGAGCAGCCAGTGGGCCGGGCGGACGGAGAACCGGGGCTGGACCTTCTGGATGTCGAGGACGAGGCCGAACGGCTGTTTGACGAACTCGAAGGCGTTGACGATCGGGACCGCCGAGCGGGTGTTGGCGACGTCGACGCGGCGGATGAGCGGGCTTTCCGACATCCGGGGGATGGCGAGATGCGTCCCGAAGTCGGCGAGATGCACGCCCCCTTCCTGGACGCGGGCTTCGGCGACTTCGAGGCCGTCGACCGTGACCCGGCCGCCCGCGGTCGGGAACGGCATGTCAAACGACCATCGGAGGTCGATCCGGTCGGGAGCGGCGTCCTGGAGGACGACCCTTCGCCACCCGGGTCGGGCGGGGGCGGGCTCGTGCATCCGGACGTGGGGGCTGGCGAGTTCGAGGAGCTGGCCGGCGGTCGGCATGCGGACGAAGATCTCGCCGACCGAGGTCCGCTCCCGCTGGACGGTCTGTTCGCCGAGGAGGGTCAGGCGGTCCGCCTCGTGCCGGAGGGTCATGAGGGTGTTGACCCGGCTGATGGCGGGGACGTCGACGGCGGATTCGCTCCAGTTCACTTCGAGCCGCGTGCCGCGGACGCTCCCCTGGACCTCCGTGCGGTCGGGGTGGACGACCGTTTCGCTGATCGAGGTCTCTTTGGGGGTTCGGACCAGGATCCGTTTGCCGCGGATGGTGAGGCGGAACTGGGCGTCGAAGAACGAGGGGAGTTGGGGGAGCGAGAGGGCGACGCTGTTGGTGCCGCCGGTCCGCTTGATGGGGACCGACATTTTGAGACGCAGATGGTGGGCTCCGGCGCCGGAGAACCGCCAGTGGAGGCCGTCGTCCCCTTCGGTGGCGGGGGCGGGGCCCTCTTTGCCGGGGCCGTCGTACTTCTTTTCGAAGATCCGGCCCTGGGAGAGCCGGAGGGGGACGTCGTAGTAGGCGCTGTCTTGGCGGTTGATCTGGACGTCGATGTCGACGGTGAAGACGACAGCGTCTCCTGTCACCACACCGTCGAGCTTGAGGGCGGAAACGTGGAAGGGAGCGGGGGCTTCGGGGTCGATGGCCGCGATGAGCGGTTTGAGGACGGTGGGGAGTGGGGAGAAATCGCTGCGGCCGGTGGGGAGGCCGGATTCTGATGTGGGGCCGCCGGTTGGCGGGGTGGCCGGTGAGGCGGCGGGGGACTCGGTACGGAGGGGGTTTCCGAGGGGGGCGGGTGGGGGGGACTGCGCGAGGGCCCCGGCCGCGCAGAACAGGAGCGCGAAGGTCAGGGCGAACAGAAAACCCGGAATCCGCCGAGACATGTCCTTCTCTCGCGGTGATGAATCGAAGTGGCGGCGCTCCGTCCGCGATTTTTGATCATACGCCACATAAAGAGGCCACGGTAGGAGAAGAGTGGAAGTCGGAGGTGTGATGGGGGATTAAAAGCTGATCAGGATGGATGTTGCGTCGCTTGCGGGCCGGCGTACAGCCTACCGGGTCCAGGGGCTCGTCCCTGGGGGGGGGATGCAAGGGGGCCTGGGGGGGGAGGCGGAAGGGGTTCAGGCTGAAGGCGGAAGGTAGATCGCAGCAACCCAGGATCATTTGGCCCTGACCGGGGTCCAGGGGTCACCCCTGGTGGGGAGTGCAGAGGGGCCTGTGCTGTTTTTCTGGCCCTTTGCCCGCCGGAGGCCTGGCCGTCGGGAGATCTCTGAAGGAGTGCGTGTCCAAACGCGGACGACGTGCTGTATGCCCCCTGGCCAACCCGCGGGGATTCCAGAACGAGCGTGGAGTCCTCAACGCCGGTTCCACAAGGCGGTCGCCCGTTGTTTGCCAAGGTTCCTCGTAGAAGCGCCTCCGGCGGCAAGGGGGCGTGGCCCCCCTTGACCCCAGGCTGCCGGGGCACGTTGGGTTTGAGCTATGGGTGTCGTGCCGGCCTGGACGCGGATTACTCCGACTTCTTTTCCGTGCGCTCCGGCATCACCAGCGGACCCGGCGTCGGAACCTTCCCCGCCGACATCAACTGCTTCACCTGCTGCTGCAACTCCGCATCGCCCGGCAGCTTCCCTTCCTTCTGAGCCGCCCCATGCTTGATCACAAACGCATTCACCTTCGGCTCAATGTCCCGCTTCACCGAATCCGCCACCCGGTCAATGAACATCACCCCGTCCAGATGATCCAGCTCATGCTGCACGATCCGGGCCGGCAGGTCCGTCAACGTCAGCTGATACCCTAGGCCCTCCAGGTCATACGCCTCAATCACGACTTCGTCCGCCCGGCGAACGTCGGCATACAGCCCCGGAAGACTGAGACACCCCTCCTCGTCGATCTCGCTCCCCTTGCGGTTCGTGATCTGCGGATTGATGAAGACGAACTCGTGCTCCTTCTCGTCCTTCTCGCCCGAAAAATTGGCGACGAAGAAGCGGAACGGGAGCCCCACCTGATTGGCCGCCAGGCCGACACCGCGGGCCGCGTACATCAGCTCGAACATACCGGCGATCGTCTTCCGCAGGTCATCGTCGATCCGCTGAACTTCGACGGACTTCTGACGGAGCACGGGATGGGGATACTGAACAATCTGCATGCGTAAGCCGAGAACTTGAAACGTGCGGGATCGAGCGAAACAGGGTGATCCCCCATTCTATCGCGATCCGGCTCCGCTGGCAGCCTTGGCCGTCATCTCCGGGGGCATTCGCCGAATGATGTTCGGCGGACGAGCCAGTCCTCTCCCGGTCGCAATGCATATCCTTGCCGGCACGACGCCCATCGCTCAAACCCAACATGCGACGGCAGCCGGGGGGCAAGGGGCCGAAGAAACAACACAGGCCCCTTGCCGCCGGAGGTACTTCTGTGAGGAACCGTGGTAAGCAACGGATGTCTCCTTTGTGGGACCGGCGTTGAGGACTCCACACTCGCTCTGCGCTCGCAGCGGGTTGGTGAGGGGGCATACGGCACGGTGTCCGCGTTTGGACACGATCTCCTTCAGAGATCTCTCGACGGCCAGGCCTCCGGCGGGCAAAGGGGCGTTGCCCCTCTGCACTCCCCACCAGGGGTGACCCCCTGGACCCCGGTCAGGGCCAAATGATCCCGAGTCGCGCCGCTCTACCTTCCGCCTCCCTCACAGGCCCCTTGTCATCTCTCGATGAGCTCGACAACCAGCTCCGGCCGATGCAGCAGCATCAGCGGCACCCGGGCCCGGACCGACTCGGTCCCCGGCCCCAGCCGCAGCCGCGACAGATACGGAAGCCCCGCCAGCACTTCGGCGTCGTGGTCGGTGAAGTCGATACACTCATGGAACTCGACGATCTCCGCGTGAGGACAGGTTTCCGCCAGCAGCCCGTACTGGTCCGGCAGGTCCATGCTCTCAAACCGGATCCGCTCCACCTGCGGAAGACTCCAGTCCAGCCGCTCGGGGATCCCCGGCTCGCCCGGCTCAATCCACAGCCACTCCACGGTGCGGAGCGTCGGGCAGTCCGACATCTTCGACAGCCGCGGGGCGTTGTAGCCGATCCCCAGCTTCTCCAGGTGCGGGAGCTTCAGCAGCGTCCCCTGCACCCCGTCATACGCCCACCCGTTCAGCTTGAACTCCCGGAGCTCCGGGAATTGCGTCAACAGGGCGATCGCCTCCGCGCTCTCCGCCTTGGTGCCGTCCAGGGTCAGTGACTGGAGCTGAGGAGCGATCTTCGTCAGGTGGCGGACGGTCTTGATCGTCACGGGACAACCGGTCAGGGCGAGCTCCCGCAGTGTCGGAAACTCGCCCCACTGCAGGACCGCCGCATCGGTGACCCCCGTGCTGCCGAGCTTCAGGACCTCGATCGGAAGGGCGGAAATCCCCGCGGAGCCCTCGCCGCGGATGTGGCGGCATCGCCAGAGATCGAGGAACCGCAACCGGGGCTGCGCGAGGAGCATCGGCCACGACTTGTCGGTGACCTGGCTACCGAACATCTCCAGGTGCTCCAGCGCGGGGAGCGGTCCCAGGGCGGTCAGGGCGGCGTCGGTCACCTGCGGGTTGAAGTTGAGGTTGATGCGGCGGAGTGCCGGGAGGTTGCTGAACCGATTCAGGTCGGCGTCGAAGAAGTTCTTGCAGCTCTGCAGCCGCAGCTCTGCGATCTCGGCATGGCGGACCGGAAGGTCGCTCTCCCGGCGGACCGGCCGCTCCCGGCTTCCGTCCGTGACAATCAGCGTCCCGCCGACCTGAACGACCCACCGGGCGATTTCGTCTGGCGTCAGGGTCAGTTCGGGGGAAGGGAGGCTGTTCGTCGCGGACAGCCCGTCCGAGGAAGGCTTTTGCGCCGGGCCGCTCGAAGGAGTCGCCCACGCCAGAACGCCCACCACAATGGCCAGCACCGCGAACTCCAGTCCCAGCCGCGCCCGTGTCGACGCCAGCCAGTGGGGAGCCGGCTTTGAGGGGCGGGAGCGCCGGTCGGTCGACGCGGGATCGACGCGGGTGGGATCGGCCGGCGTCGGTTCGAGCGGGAACGTCCCCCCGGCCAGCTCCCGCAGGGCTTCGATCAACTCGGCCGCGCTTGCGAAACGGTCCTCGGGCTTCTTCTCCAGCAGCCGGCGGTGGATCCGGACCAGCTCGTCGGGGGCGTCGGGGCGAAGAGCCTGCAGGTCGGGAATCGGGCCGTCGACGTGCGCCTTCCGCTTGCCCGTGCGGGAGCGGACGGTGTCGGAGGCGTACGGGGCTTTGCCGGTCAGGAGGGCGTGGAGCGTGCAGCCGAGGCCGTACAGGTCCGTCCGGGCGTCGACGAGGCGGGGATCGTCCCACTGCTCCGGGGCCATGAAGTCGGGCGTGCCGATCTGGTCGTCCTCTTGCGTGAGCAACGGGTCGGAGGCATCGGACTCCTCCTCCATCCAGCGGGCGATCCCCAGATCGAGGAGCTTCACCGTTCCCGACGGGGTCAGCAGCAGATTGGAGGGTTTGACGTCCCGGTGAATCAGCCCGATGGCGTGCGCCGCGCCGAGCGCCGAGGCGGCCTGCCGCACGACCGCGCAGGCGGCTTCGATTGTGAGCGGCCCGCACTGCGCCAGCTGCGCGTGAATGCTGATCCCGGGCACGTACTCCATCGCCAGGAAGTGCGTCCCCTCCGCCTCACCGGCATCGAATGCCTGGACGATGTTGGGGTGCTGCAGGGCCCCGATCGCCTTCATTTCCCGCAGGAAGCGGGCGACCGCCTCCGGATGCGATCCGCGGGACGT of Planctomyces sp. SH-PL14 contains these proteins:
- a CDS encoding rhomboid family intramembrane serine protease, with amino-acid sequence MLFAPVSTDAPIYYRPWGTISLIVVNVVVFLLVQGGAFGRPDEIYLQYGLWHGAGLRPVQWITSNFLHGGIVHLLLNMLFLWAFGLVVEGKIGPGPFLATYFTIAVVESAVQQLCLMWVTPGVSFGASSAIFGLMAMALIWAPRNDITVGYTWIMRTGLIDIPILQFSLWMIVLQVLLAFTFRFHVTSEILHLGGALLGAAIAWQFLRRGWVDCENWDIFSVMKGRHLTIDGEAPAPVRSTRRLTRDGKPARKKKRIDPLTRKVKHLTRLRGLLHDGKPRAAFDEWTAARHFSEDWTTFESDMVNLSAQLQQAGYVSEALEVHLHFIERFPGSADRVRIEAAELMFRHQKRPHAAMRVVEGLDVESLPQDLAGRLQRLRDTAGKLIDSGHIEIEGLPSRAEP
- a CDS encoding protein kinase domain-containing protein, which gives rise to MPAGTRIGPYEILGPIGTGGMGTVYQARHLVLNKIVALKFLHTSRGSHPEAVARFLREMKAIGALQHPNIVQAFDAGEAEGTHFLAMEYVPGISIHAQLAQCGPLTIEAACAVVRQAASALGAAHAIGLIHRDVKPSNLLLTPSGTVKLLDLGIARWMEEESDASDPLLTQEDDQIGTPDFMAPEQWDDPRLVDARTDLYGLGCTLHALLTGKAPYASDTVRSRTGKRKAHVDGPIPDLQALRPDAPDELVRIHRRLLEKKPEDRFASAAELIEALRELAGGTFPLEPTPADPTRVDPASTDRRSRPSKPAPHWLASTRARLGLEFAVLAIVVGVLAWATPSSGPAQKPSSDGLSATNSLPSPELTLTPDEIARWVVQVGGTLIVTDGSRERPVRRESDLPVRHAEIAELRLQSCKNFFDADLNRFSNLPALRRINLNFNPQVTDAALTALGPLPALEHLEMFGSQVTDKSWPMLLAQPRLRFLDLWRCRHIRGEGSAGISALPIEVLKLGSTGVTDAAVLQWGEFPTLRELALTGCPVTIKTVRHLTKIAPQLQSLTLDGTKAESAEAIALLTQFPELREFKLNGWAYDGVQGTLLKLPHLEKLGIGYNAPRLSKMSDCPTLRTVEWLWIEPGEPGIPERLDWSLPQVERIRFESMDLPDQYGLLAETCPHAEIVEFHECIDFTDHDAEVLAGLPYLSRLRLGPGTESVRARVPLMLLHRPELVVELIER
- the def gene encoding peptide deformylase — encoded protein: MQIVQYPHPVLRQKSVEVQRIDDDLRKTIAGMFELMYAARGVGLAANQVGLPFRFFVANFSGEKDEKEHEFVFINPQITNRKGSEIDEEGCLSLPGLYADVRRADEVVIEAYDLEGLGYQLTLTDLPARIVQHELDHLDGVMFIDRVADSVKRDIEPKVNAFVIKHGAAQKEGKLPGDAELQQQVKQLMSAGKVPTPGPLVMPERTEKKSE